AGTCGGGGGAGCTTGAGGTGCCGATCAGCGAGGAGACCCGCCGTCTGCTTCTGGCTCTTATTGCCCAGGTCGGCCCTCAGGAATATGTCTTCACTAACGGTCGCGGAGGCCCGCTCTCCCGGCATACTGTCTACAAGCTGGTGCGCGATCATATGAAAACGGCCGGCATCTACGGCCCTAAGCTGGGGGCGCATCGGCTGCGCCATACCTTCGGTCGAGGCTACTTGGTGGCCGGTGGGGACACCCGATCCCTTCAGAGAATCATGGGGCACAAGGATCTCATGACGACTGAACGGTACGTAAATCTTGGCATGAGGGACATCGTGGCCAAACACCATCGGCACACGCCGCTGAGATTGATTCATTCTGCCGCCCAGGCATCGTTATTCGCAAGTGAGATGATCAAGGAAGCCGAGGGCATCATAACTAAAAGTCCCGAAACACGAAAGAGTTCTCCGCCAACAAGGCAACAGGATCGCCTATTTTGATTCTGGCTTGGGGTGAAAGGTATGGTGGTTTGGTGGGGCCAGGTAGG
This is a stretch of genomic DNA from Dehalococcoidia bacterium. It encodes these proteins:
- a CDS encoding tyrosine-type recombinase/integrase, with translation MRTEEAIRIFLDNCRARNLKPSTISWYRQRLVRFSKCYPELPEVIDPIETFLAGINGSAESKHSYFRTLRALYYFIEPRYHIANPIKGGNVEPRRQKKVMPTLEPDEAMRFLLTAGTLRDRALFTLFLDTGIRTIEAATLRQSRVREDSVIVDGKSGELEVPISEETRRLLLALIAQVGPQEYVFTNGRGGPLSRHTVYKLVRDHMKTAGIYGPKLGAHRLRHTFGRGYLVAGGDTRSLQRIMGHKDLMTTERYVNLGMRDIVAKHHRHTPLRLIHSAAQASLFASEMIKEAEGIITKSPETRKSSPPTRQQDRLF